The window TCGTGGGAAGGTTCACCATTGTTCCAAGTCTTCTCCTCTTGTGTATAATGACTCTTCATCAGAGTCCCAAAATCTTAGAAATGGCCTTTTAACCCTTGAtagatgtcagtgactttgtttctaAGGTGTTTCTTTAGATCGTgacatgatgtgttgctttttaagATCTTTTACATGTGGTTTATCACATTTAATTTGTGATTTAACAAgaggggcaattactttttcacacaggaccaGGTAGGTTTAGGTTAGTTCACCCTTTCTCCCGCAATCAATAAAATCATAATctaaaaagtgcattttgtatttactcgcgttatctttgtctaatattaaaatttctttgatcatctgaaacatgtaagtgtgacaaatatccaAAACACTAGGAAATAATAaagggggcaaacacttttttaaaacacttttccttaaatataataacatttttaaaaaagactaaaactaaaaactgaaactattaacaaactaaactaaaactaaacatctTCAGACAAACTGAAACAAGGATACCCACATTGGAGACCAGCTAAAACtaaactgcaaaataaaaagtaaaaaattaaataaaaatacaaaattataataaaattgCTACCAGTGTCCTGAAAGtgtcaaaaaaaaataatacactATCAGATCACTATCAAAAACCAAATTAATATagtaatatattaagtaatatAGTTGAAGactaaaaacatgaaggtgccCATGAGAATCTTAATGCATCAGTTTGATGGTAATTCAAACAGTCAATTTCATCTTAAAGTTTCTTAATGTAACGAGAGATCTAAAccaagataataaaaaaaacaagattcaGCTGTTAGTAAGTGCCACAGGACACAGGTGCAGTTTCTTGTGTTTGTGAGAAGCAAACCCAAAGTAGCAAAATGAAAGCAGAAGAAAGTGATGTTCATTCTCATTGAGATCTACAGCACCAGCAAATATTCGTCATTCATGAGGTGAATTGGCTGAGCACTAttcattttgttgttgctttatAAATTGAGTCTGACCTGCAGGCCTTTGCTGTGTGTCCTCTCCTGCCCCCTTCCTGTCTACTCTTCGCTGTTCAGCTGATGAACAAAGGCAAAAAAGCCCCAAAATAAgtctttaaaaaatacaatatgtAAGCGTTTACGTAAATAGGCAGGCATCCTGTCTTTTCAGCCAGCATGGGTGGGGGAGGCAGTCTTCATGGACTCTCTGAGAGGCAGCACTCTGTATGGTCAGTGAAGCCTAAAATCTGATGATGCTGTtgcttttcctgtttgtgtcgCTTAGACCCCAACCACTGGGCTACTCAATTCCCAAAATGTGGAGGGTTACGCCAGTCACCGATTAACATCGTGACCAGCAAAGTCCACATCGACATCGCCCTGTCACCTTTCAACTTCATTGGCCACACCGACACAATCAACATGACAGTGGAAAACAAAGGGCACTCTGGTAATGAAGAGCCGATCTTATCCAGTCTGGCACACAGAGCGTGTTTTTTCCCTTAACGACCAAATACTTTCAACATGTTTACATAAAAATAACTGTTAAAGTAACATAATACCTTTGCTCAGTGACAATCTCTCGCCCCTGCAGCCCACTTTGCTTTGCCGGCGTCTGTTCGATTCATTGGGGGAGCTCTGCCAGGTCACTACAGAGCCGCCCAATTTCACCTCCACTGGGGAGGGAATGGGAGACCAGGATCAGAGCACACCATTGACGGAGAGAGATTCCCCATGGAGGTAAAGGAGTCATCATTAAAGTTATAAAAGATTTGAGTAGAGGTCAATAATTTTGTTGGCACATGGATTTGGTTTTCTGACATCAAAAATGTTCAAGCATGGCAGTTATGTTAGTGTGAaaaatttcatgttttattccCTTATTATTCCCTTTTATTTACCTTAAATCTGCTCAGTAAGGCTAACAGATACACCACAATGACACAGGAGGGTcattaataacattttattaatattgttatatccATTGTTGAAAAAATTATGTGACTGATCTGATCTCTGAAAGCAGAAAGGGCCCTTGATGCAGTACAGTACTCTTTTCTTTATACAGATGCACATAGTCCACATTAAGGAGCCGTACAGCTCTCTGGCGGAGGCCGAACATGACACAGCAGGTATAGCTCTGCTCGCCTTCCTGTTTGAGGTAATACACTGTGATGTTTTCACCTTCTTCATAAAATGTTAAGACGTGACTTGCGGCATAGTATTGATGGTATCTTTCTAGGAAACAGCGGATGATCATCCTCATTTGGACACAGTAATAGATGCGCTGGGCCGCGTACAAAACAACGGTATGTATGCTGTTaatttgcagctctttggttGGAAGAAACTGATTTTTGTGGATAGGTGTGCTTTATACATATAACCAGTTGAGGAGTATCTGCAATTAATCGATTGATTGTAATCTATCTTCCCATCTGTGATTTGCAGGAGATCAAATACTTAAATTCAATAAGTCAGTTTATTGCTTTCATGTAATAatttttttcaggatttttgGTGGATAATCTGTTtctctccattaaaataaaGTGAGGAGTTGATCCAGATTGGGATCAAATAATTGTTTCCCACATCAGGGCACAATAAGCTTTATTCAGTCCTGACTTTGCTTCTTTCTTTGTCACATGAAGGCAGCACCACAGTGATCCCAAACTTTAGACTCGGTGACATTATCCCAGCTGCAAAGGACCTACAAGGTTACTACCGCTACGTGGGCTCCATGACAACGCCGGGATGTGAGCAGGCAGTTGCCTGGACAGTGTTTCACAGGAAGCTGGCCATCAGTAGTCGACAGGTAAGCAAGAATAAATAAGTGAAAGAGATAAAAGACTCACAGTAGAGAAACTAGTGCTTTTGGTTGCATTTCATCCATAAACCTGTGAACCTCCAAACGGACATTTCTTTACTCTTtcacaatgtaaacaaaaacagcatattTGAAGAAGTTATGGAGATGTGATATTAAAttgcaaaataaaactagtaaaaCTACAAAAGTAGAAAACgcctgggggaagaaaaaaacttcagaaacactttgcattTAAGAGGTCAAGACCTACAACAACTTTCCTTCTTTAAACAACTCTTCATCTcctcaaacacattttttcccTCTCCACTTCACAGCTGGATGCGATAGTTAAGCAGTGTCGCTTTTGGACAGGGCATCCCATGACTGACATTTTCCGACCTACGCAGCCGCTGGATGGCAGGATTGTGTACTCCTCAAAGTCGGGTACAGCTCAGACAACTGCGACACATTTTTGGTGtctgtttttatcatttgtgACTGTTACGCTGGGTCTGGCACACTGAATGCGCAGCAAGAAATGGGCATAGTCTTCAAGTCTGAACAGCGAAGCCAACGCACAAAGTCTTAAATCTGCATTTTTTCTTATGGCCAGCAGGGAGTGACTTCTCAAAGTCTGATTGTATATATACAgttctgtgaaaaagtatttgcccttTATAACCCCTTCCTTGGGTTATAACTTCAGTAAACATTTTCTTGATGAATCTTAGTCACATGATAAAGCATGATGTATCGTTAGTAAGTAATGGTCCCTTTTTGAGTTCAGCAGAAGTACATAGAGCTAGATACACACAGCTCAGCCTTCCTCTGCAGATCAGAGGGTATGCAAAAATTAGAGAtgcaaagaaatgtttttattaaaaatgccACTGCTACCCTTAAAAGGGGCAGTTGTTTTGCATTAACTATTGGTAATGTATTCATACTTAATCATTTTTTAAGATGATCCATTTTTCCTGACAAATTACTATCAATTAAAGTTGATCACATCAGCAGCAATGCCCACATTTAGGTACATGACTGCCAGGCAGTGTCTCGTACAACCCTATTAGATAGTTTTCTCCTAGCACCACCATCAGCAGTGTCAAACTTATTTCCTTAGAGATTATTAAAGTGTTCTGATTCTGAAGATACTGGATTGTTTGTCCTTAAATCTGTACAGATTCACATATTGTACTGAGCAGAATGATAACAACAGCCTTTAGAGGAACTGGTCTCAGTCGCCAAACTAATTCGGTAGTGGTGTGAAAATGATTCAGGCAAGTTTTGACTAAAATGTGAGTGCACTCGGCTCCTGTAGCCTGATGTCGCAGCTATGGTGGAGCATGCAAAGAATGGCAGCTTCCACAGTAATACTAGTTAAAACAGCTAACTGGGCGTGTTTCATAAATGCAAACATATATGTGCTATTTAAGAAGACCTTCTTCCTATATTTACTTTCTTCCTCCCCACCATAGACATATCTGAGCTACATGAACGTTTTCTGGTGATTTGAAGGGATGCATGATGATTCTTTGGGATTTTTCTCTTTGTGGAaagaagctgaaagaaagaaaaacaaaccgaTCAACTGATTCAGACCAGACCAATTTAAAACGTTGAAACCATAAAGCAGCACCATCTTCATCTCAAACAGAAATTTGTATGATGATCAAATTTAATTAGCACATGCCGACTTCAGCTGAAGCCGCTAACATGGCAGtagatttgaatttgaaagtaTTACTGACTTCAATTATGTCAGTATTTCTGACCTAGGAAACTGAAAACCAACATAGTATGTGTGTGAGCTTTAGTACCCTGCAGCACTTGGGGCTTTAGGGGGGAGGTCAGTTTTTAATATTCATGTTTTACTGCTTTATATTAACGCTTATTTTCTCCTAGATGTTTTTGTGGACAAAAGTAATAAACCGATATATAGAATTAGaggtttaacatatttttcttcctttttcaaaACATGAGAGATTCTTTAAATAATAACCTTTATTCTACTATTTTTGTCGTTGCTTTTCATGTATATATTTGTATCTTTGTTGTTTAGAGAGTTTAACAAAGCATTTGGTAATTAAGGCATCTCATAAATGTACCTGTGCATGTTTTAATTAAGATCTAAACTCCAGTAATCCTCCAGCAATCCAATGAGCAGTATGtagagtggtcgccccatgataggaaggtcgggggttcgaatacactgaacagctaccctgaggtaccacTTAGCGAGGCACTCTCCCTACACACTGATCCCCGGTGCGCCTGCCCTCTGCTTccctgagtgaatgggtcaaatgcagagacagtaatttccccacggggatcaatgAAGTATACATTAATATTAATCCTCTGCCAGAGTAATAACTTGTTCTTGACTTCTTATGATGTGCAAAATCCAAACCCAAAACTTCAATCAGTAAACTAACAGCTGACGTCAGTGGATTTATCTGAACCCTTACTGTGAGTGAGACTGATTTTATATTGAGTATTCACCAATTTGGATTTCTACAGATTCAATTAGAtcagtttaaaatgaatgaaactgACTGTTTTAAGCACCATGGAAATAAATCTGCCTTGCAGTTCATTCTGCCCCGGTCAGTTGTGTTTATCATAGCCGACTGTTGGTAACTTTGTTCATATACAACAGGAAACCATGCTTGCATTACATGACTTCACTGGTAAACGGCCACACTGGAgcatttaaataaacaggcacCTCAGAGTTTCTCTCAATTGTCAGCGCAGGTGTGAATCCTGCATAAACCTGCCATAAAGTAATGCTGGATCCACTTATgtgacataaataaatacacgtTCTTGTCTGTGCAGTAAAATaggctgtgtgtgtctttaggATGGCTAGAGAGTAAAGTAAATCACATCAGATGTTTTTGTGGTGGAAATCAGACTTAATCAACCTGCCATGGcactatttattttcttttcaggtaTTTAAAACTGGTCAGTTTCCAGTTTGTACACAATCAATGACAAACATCACATGTTTGCACAGGATGGAAATGGCACTCCATATTAAAGAGAGAAGAGTGAAATGTTTGGGAGGCAATGTGGTTCTCAAAGTATAAAGATTTCACTTCAACCTCGCTCTGCAAATCTGATTCTAAAGGTTACACCGAGTGACACCGAGAGGTCACTGTGCGTGTTTCTTCAGCCAGTTCCTCAGATGCTCCACCTGTGCAGCGACGCTACTCTTAGCTGTGCCTCCAGGGGCGCTGTACTGCTCCACACTGCTCCTGTAGTCCCACACTGAGGACACGTCACTTCCAAACAGAGGGCTGAAGGTACAgagcagacaaagaaaagacaaagataAGAAAGAGGAGTTTAAAATTATGGTATGAAAAACATGATAGAAatcaaaagaagagaaaatgatTCATTTGGAAGGTTTTAGGCTTTTAGTTtaaaagtctgtgtgtgtgagaagaaGACAGCCACCTTATAGCAGTGAGATCTTCCACAGTGAGCTGATTCAGGGCAATGTTTTTGGATTCAGCTGTAAACACAGCTTTGCCAGAGAGACCATGGGCCTCTCTGAATGGTACCTGCAACACACAATAACACACAGCTACACTGTAACACACAACATGCAGAAATGCAGGAAAGTATTTTGCAGTGAAAAATTAATGTGAATAAactcatataaaaaaaaaagaaaaagaatgacaAAACAGACCCTTGCTGACAGATTTATGTCTCCTTCCAGGATCAAACAGGGTAGCTTTCACTTGTTAGATAAACCACTACCCAGAGACACTAGTTTACCTAGGACTAGTTACTAGGACTAATAAACTTGTATCCTAATAAAGGCTATGAAGAGTGTTTGAATTCCTGTACAAACTGTAGACATCATTTGaaatcatttctttgtaattaCTTCCTCGAATATTGTACACAACTAAACTACAAAACTGATACTCAGTAAtttgttatgttctaaaaatatctgcaagACAAAATTGTAatttcaaaaaaaataataatatagatTAATTTCATATCCTGAATATCTATAACATAATAGTTAACATCTacataatataatattttaagGGTATATGATCTACTCACCCCCTTCCTCACAAGGTAGTAGGCCAGATCAGTAGCCAGCATGTCAGGACTGAGAGCAGCTTCCATCACAGTCTGAttgatctaaaaaaaataagcaaaaattAAAGGACACCCTGAACCTTTGCAAGATTATTTGTACAGTGAAAAAAGActgaagaaaaactgaaattccTCTTCTTGTTTGGAAAACTGTCTCAACTTCCAGCCTTGAGTTTATGGAGCCAGAACTTAAAACCCTACAAAATCTTTCTACGTTAATGTCGTTTGCTAGTCTCCACAGAGAATCAGCTCTGTCAAATCCTCAGCAGTGCttgtaataaaatgtttaatgcTGCAAGATGACTGACAGTGATGCAATTCTCATAATCCACCTCTGCATACAAACACTGCGGCTCAAACTGCCACGATGTCACTGAAGTGTGGAAATGATTCAGCTTTAAATGAAGCATCTCATTAACCACACAGGAGTTACTGTTtccatattaactttttaacATAGTCTTTATGGAAATCAATTACCATCTACAAACCAAGAAATGTATTCGGTTTATTTTTCAAAGGAAACAGCAGTGAACTGATTGTCTGACCTTCAGAGTTGACATGACTCCAGTGGTCACCTGCAGCACAGCCTGAACATTATCATAGCAGTCAAACATGGCCTCCTTATCCTCCTGAAGGGTGAGCACGGTGATAAAGAGAGTTGGATATTAGGAGAAATTTGACTTCCTTCCAAGTGAAACCACGTGAAGACAGACTTTCATACCTGTAGGTCCTTGTTGTACGTGCTCGGTAGGCTCTTCAGCGTCATCATGAAGCCCGCACACtgaaatacaaaaatcacaggAAGAGTTTTGTGAGAAAACTGCAGCGAGTAAAGAATGAAAGCAGTAAAGACTATGAGAGCACAGCACGTCTGAATGCTCATGAAAGGTGATACTGTTGTAGCTGCAAGGCAGACAACTACAATAAAACTATTATCACCCTCCACACTGAAGAGCCTCTGCCTCCTGTTCCCAGGTTTCATCATACAGAGCTGTGTTGATGATGAATTATGAAGGATCTATTGTATcactataataaaaatattaaattattagAAAATAGACTATTTATTAACATGTGTTTTTCTCCAGTTTGTCACTGTACTTTCATACTGAAACCAGCCAACTGTGATTCTAGTGACGGAAAACTAGTGACTGCTTTAGGACACACGAGGGCGCTGGTACTGCAGAGGAAAAACAAGCTGTTCTCCAGAGAGGAAAATCTACAGTTAGTTCCACTTTTAAACATATtgacccttttttaaaaagttaaaatatgAAAGCAAAGAATCAACTATttacaacaggaagaaacaggaTTTAGGGTCTACACTTGAACTAATGGAAGTGATCTCACACAGCACATTACAGCTATACCAAGATATTGAAAAGAGTTATTGTAGCATCATTGGTGTTTCTATAttatacttctttttttttaaagttatctgGCAAAATAAAATTGCAAGTGTGAGCTACTGACATGCGTAGAAAGACAGCATTAAAGCCAACCCTTCAGGCTTACCCTGCCAAAGGCACGACCTGCTTTACTCCTGATCAGCTCCAAACtgtcagcattttttttctggggCATCAGACTGCTGCCGGtgctacacacagacacacaaatatacatgAAGGGCAATGAAAATGCAGCATAAAATAGAGTAGGTCATAGCAGAGAGATCAGTGCTAAATGGACACAACTACAGAGAAAATAATGATTCAAACATAACATTTCACTTTATCAACTTATAACACAGCTTCGTGACTGCAGCCTTTGCACTTTGGTTGCTGTAAATGTTGAATGATGAGATGTAGACTTTTAGGCTCcgttttattatagattaaatACCAAGATTATGCTCACAGAAATCCAGTGAACTGTCAAACCTCTAcagcacaggtgtcgaactccaggcctcgaggacCGGTGTCCTGGAGGTTTTATATGTgcccttgatccaacacagctgattcaaatggctaaatgacctcctcaacatgtcttgaagttcctTTTCCTTTGCTTGCTGCAGCATTCCGATCTCTGTCTAACTGTGATTGGATGTATAGATTAGCATTATTGCAGtttctttatttgttgttgctttAGATTGTTTAATTGAATTATTAGTTTTACACTGATTATTGATTTAATTTGCCTTGAAACTACCTGTAAAATAGGTAATAAGAAACTTTCATGAAGTAAATAAACTGCTGAACAGCTCTCCTCTTATGTGCCAGTAATTTTTTTCCAATATGTAAATCACAGATCTTTACATACATTGATTTTATATGAAAGCGGTGTTTCATGTAATATTGAAGTTCATGCACAATGTCACAAATCTTGCTAAAGAactgcaaaataaaagcatgaaccgACCTGTAGGCATCAGAGAGCGTGATGAAGGAGAACTCTTTTGTGCTGTACAGTATCAGGTCCTCGGCCATCTTACTGAGATGGGTCAAACACAACGAAGCCCAGAACAAGAACTCAGCTAAATAAACAGACAAGTGAACATGAAAGGACTCAGAGTAGAGTTCATGTTTTTCACTGCTTGGATCCATTTTAGTCTGAAAGCTTCCTGGTGTGTACAGTTTACATACCAACAAAGTCTCTTTGGCCTGTGGCATCCATGCTGTTTAGACTGATGCTATCAAACCCCAGCTCTGCAGATCCAGAGGAGAGCAAATGTTGTAATTTCTGCTCATTTTTGAAttcatattttataaaaaaacaacagttaaaTGACAAGAAGACATTGGTAACAAAAAGCCAATTGGCCTGACCTCTCTGCAGGAGCTCTCTGTCGATGTCGAATGGAGTCCCAGCGATGGCGCCACTGAAAACAACAGGATTCATTTTATCATATCTGTGAGACCAAAATGAAAGTCACACACGAGCACGTTCAGGGTGTACCTGCCGAGAGGTAAAACGTTAACTCTTTTCTTGAGCTCCTGAAGCCGCTCCACATCTCTGCTGAGGGCAACAGCGTGGCTGGAGACAGAGATGCACGAGACTGACGTGAACATCACACTGTCTTATATGAAAGGCGGGAAAATTGCAAATATGTCAGTACAGGAAGATCACCTCAGAATCCAGTGGCtccatctgattggctgtgccCTCTGCATGTGGGTGTAACCAGGAAAAAGGACTTCAATTTCTCTGAGTTTCAGAAAAAGTGATGGAaaatat of the Maylandia zebra isolate NMK-2024a linkage group LG10, Mzebra_GT3a, whole genome shotgun sequence genome contains:
- the ca4c gene encoding carbonic anhydrase IV c, producing the protein MGFSLYLLTLHLLLSRCTANWCYQNQNACDDPCRDPNHWATQFPKCGGLRQSPINIVTSKVHIDIALSPFNFIGHTDTINMTVENKGHSAHFALPASVRFIGGALPGHYRAAQFHLHWGGNGRPGSEHTIDGERFPMEMHIVHIKEPYSSLAEAEHDTAGIALLAFLFEETADDHPHLDTVIDALGRVQNNGSTTVIPNFRLGDIIPAAKDLQGYYRYVGSMTTPGCEQAVAWTVFHRKLAISSRQLDAIVKQCRFWTGHPMTDIFRPTQPLDGRIVYSSKSGTAQTTATHFWCLFLSFVTVTLGLAH
- the asl gene encoding argininosuccinate lyase; this encodes MASTEGSKLWGGRFVGDTDPIMEKFNASIAYDQRMWDADIRGSKAYVKALERAKLVSTDEMEQILHGMAQISDEWSRGVFVIKPGDEDIHTANERRLKELIGAPAGKLHTGRSRNDQVVTDMRLWLRSAISTLTDNALQLITTMVERAAAEIEVLFPGYTHMQRAQPIRWSHWILSHAVALSRDVERLQELKKRVNVLPLGSGAIAGTPFDIDRELLQRELGFDSISLNSMDATGQRDFVAEFLFWASLCLTHLSKMAEDLILYSTKEFSFITLSDAYSTGSSLMPQKKNADSLELIRSKAGRAFGRCAGFMMTLKSLPSTYNKDLQEDKEAMFDCYDNVQAVLQVTTGVMSTLKINQTVMEAALSPDMLATDLAYYLVRKGVPFREAHGLSGKAVFTAESKNIALNQLTVEDLTAISPLFGSDVSSVWDYRSSVEQYSAPGGTAKSSVAAQVEHLRNWLKKHAQ